Proteins encoded together in one Ogataea parapolymorpha DL-1 chromosome III, whole genome shotgun sequence window:
- a CDS encoding 60S ribosomal protein L6-B produces the protein MSTRAPKWYESEDVPVPKQTRKSARPQKLRASLVPGTVLILLAGRFRGKRVVYLKNLEDNTLLVSGPFKVNGVPLRRVNARYVIATSTKVSLDGLDLSKFNVSYFAREKSSSKKSEGEFFGEGAKKEIKTERIEDQKVVDKALISEIKKTPYLKQYLASTFSLKSGDKPHAMKF, from the coding sequence ATGTCGACCAGAGCTCCAAAGTGGTACGAATCGGAGGACGTTCCTGTTCCAAAGCAGACCAGAAAGTCTGCCAGACCCCAGAAGCTGAGAGCCTCGCTTGTTCCGGGCACCGTTCTGATTCTTCTTGCTGGAAGATTCAGAGGCAAGAGGGTTGTCTACCTGAAGAACCTTGAGGACAACACCCTTCTTGTTTCCGGCCCATTCAAGGTCAACGGTGTTCCTTTGAGAAGAGTCAACGCCAGATACGTCATTGCCACCTCCACCAAAGTGTCTCTTGACGGCCTTGACCTGTCCAAGTTCAACGTGAGCTACTTTGCTAGAGAGAAGTCCAGCTCCAAGAAGTCGGAGGGCGAGTTCTTTGGCGAGGGtgccaagaaggagatcaagacCGAGAGAATCGAGGACCAGAAGGTTGTTGACAAGGCCCTGATCTCCGAAATTAAAAAGACCCCATACCTGAAACAATATCTGGCTTCCACCTTTTCTCTGAAGAGCGGTGACAAGCCTCACGCCATGAAGTTTTAG
- a CDS encoding ATPase (PP-loop superfamily) has protein sequence MKFVALISGGKDSCYNILHCMANGHELVCLANLYPPPSDSHELDSFMYQTVGFDIVPYYADCTGKPLYRRMICGDSHNQKLEYERTENDETEDLYELLKLVKKHHPDVEAVSVGAILSSYQRTRVEDVCSRLGLTALAYLWQRDQEQLMGEMCASKMEARLIKVAAIGLNDKHLGLTLQEMYPVLVDLNRKYGVHVCGEGGEFESLVFDAPFFTKGRLKIMHQETVRHTNDEVWYLKLKVEVVEKQGGGSCDVVQPPLLHEPFKGIREQIKHGLREAPTSDAQHFRHGHQNSSHSKSLLRLSNITSTQPTAELQMTHIMSQLKDYLDNHKLHPTNVIFSSLLVSDMSKFGLLNSIYQTMFTHPLPPARVCVETKLPENCFAQLSVEIINNTSFKKGLHVQGRSYWAPSNIGPYSQSIADTSTYMAHISGQIPLVPKDMSVCKDVLTQTVLALQHFEHVKEAIGSKTVLFMCCFVTDASLVDAVSHTYTLYTQASRDLDHVPQLVTVIASALPRGVDVEWTGVSVNEAVGDYEHAKIAFDTDMEYSADRHYRIYYDGLGLPATLPSSYEMVPVRGVFDVSGEQRRYAVVEMP, from the coding sequence ATGAAGTTCGTCGCTTTGATCTCCGGCGGCAAGGACTCCTGCTACAACATTCTCCATTGTATGGCCAACGGACACGAGCTCGTATGCCTGGCAAATCTCTATCCACCCCCTTCTGACTCGCACGAGCTCGACTCCTTTATGTACCAGACCGTGGGCTTCGATATCGTGCCGTACTACGCAGATTGCACGGGAAAACCACTGTACCGGCGGATGATCTGCGGCGACTCGCACAACCAGAAGCTAGAATACGAGCGAACAGAGAATGACGAGACCGAGGATCTGTACGAGCTGTTGAAGCTCGTGAAGAAGCACCACCCGGACGTGGAGGCTGTTAGCGTGGGGGCCATTCTGTCGTCGTACCAGCGCACCCGCGTGGAGGATGTGTGCAGCCGCCTTGGACTCACCGCGCTGGCGTATTTGTGGCAGAGAGATCAGGAACAGCTGATGGGCGAGATGTGCGCCTCAAAAATGGAAGCCAGACTCATCAAAGTGGCCGCTATCGGCCTCAACGACAAGCACTTGGGGCTAACTTTGCAGGAAATGTACCCAGTACTGGTGGATTTGAATAGAAAGTACGGGGTGCACGTGTGCGGTGAAGGCGGCGAGTTCGAGAGCTTGGTGTTTGATGCGCCCTTCTTCACCAAGGGAAGGTTAAAAATCATGCACCAGGAGACCGTGCGACACACCAACGACGAGGTGTGGTATCTGAAGTTAAAAGTGGAGGTGGTAGAGAAACAGGGTGGGGGCAGTTGCGATGTGGTGCAACCACCACTGTTGCACGAGCCGTTCAAGGGGATCAGAGAGCAGATTAAACACGGCTTGCGGGAAGCACCGACGAGTGACGCGCAGCACTTTCGGCACGGGCATCAGAACTCATCACACTCAAAATCCCTTCTTCGCCTAAGTAATATCACCTCCACGCAACCAACAGCAGAGCTACAAATGACCCACATAATGTCCCAACTAAAAGATTACCTGGACAACCATAAGTTGCACCCCACGAACGTGATCTTCTCCTCGCTACTCGTGAGCGACATGTCAAAATTTGGCCTGCTCAACTCCATATACCAAACAATGTTCACACACCCACTCCCACCAGCCCGTGTGTGCGTGGAAACCAAGTTGCCCGAAAACTGCTTTGCCCAGCTTTCCGTGGAGATCATAAACAACACCAGCTTCAAAAAGGGTCTGCACGTCCAGGGCCGGTCTTATTGGGCGCCATCAAACATCGGACCGTATTCGCAGTCCATAGCAGACACATCCACCTACATGGCCCACATCAGCGGCCAGATCCCGCTAGTCCCTAAAGACATGAGCGtgtgcaaggatgttctGACTCAGACGGTGCTTGCACTCCAACACTTTGAGCATGTCAAGGAAGCCATCGGAAGCAAGACAGTGCTCTTCATGTGCTGCTTTGTGACCGACGCAAGCCTCGTGGACGCCGTTAGTCACACGTACACCCTCTATACTCAAGCATCACGTGATCTTGACCACGTGCCGCAGTTAGTGACTGTGATTGCGAGCGCGCTGCCACGTGGGGTGGACGTGGAGTGGACGGGTGTCAGTGTGAATGAGGCGGTGGGAGACTACGAGCACGCAAAGATAGCGTTTGATACAGACATGGAATATTCAGCAGACAGACACTACAGGATATACTACGATGGTCTTGGGCTGCCTGCTACATTGCCGAGTTCCTACGAGATGGTTCCGGTGCGAGGTGTGTTTGACGTTTCCGGCGAGCAGCGGCGGTATGCCGTGGTGGAAATGCCATGA
- a CDS encoding Glycosyl hydrolase family 81, with the protein MFTTSSGETSGDIFSAISTSEPISLFSQKASTVSVPSGVTKNGAVQTNNFWGNLTLGDQTSYVYTHPYSLWYSTKSDYEGLAVSHQTASQRVYGETDEEGAASYFYAPAGNISLCLGSSDFDSNVSLKLANLKKMSIDVTVMSKSAGSFTATLVQGMGFVSAVYNDLIPEIHSGVGIKSVTGDTAPRSGTDKYKIVLNDGSTWVMYVTFSDNQSCKFALKDSNHIIGSNSINNCVIQVACGDDSAYDKAAGCYPTSVTLSASVSGSTATYAFEYATSGSSNNGTTIMYAMPHQSDSFTSTTSGAKTSATLDDTVHGVMTAYLSNKFEMSETLTTSIGKDPWSAISGFSSPSYSDSELSAIKAAAADEYNADVYSYTDLDSMYTSGKILDKYAYVLYVCHYVLKDSDKTSTLLASLKKAIERFSGNSQKYPLCYETNWGGICSTGGMSDGDTSIDYGNAFYNDHHFHYGYHIHAAALCALVDADLGGSWASSVKDWVNSLVRDVANPSSEDSHFPVFRNFDFYLGHSIAHGITVYADGKDEESSSEDYNFAYAMKIWASVINDTNMANRADLMLAISKRAMNVYFLYTQDNTVMPSKFIGNYCSGIWFENKIAHTTYFGTNIEYIHGIHMLPITPVSSLIRGPTFVKEEWENVLSSKIGNVTDGWKGILMLNVALYDPATSYNFFSGSDFSTNYLDNGMSKTWSLAYTAAVNN; encoded by the exons ATGTTCACCACGT CTTCTGGTGAAACCTCTGGCGACATCTTCTCTGCCATCTCCACTTCCGAGCCCATCTCGCTGTTTTCTCAGAAAGCCTCTACGGTGTCTGTGCCCAGCGGGGTGACAAAGAATGGTGCCGTCCAGACAAACAACTTTTGGGGTAATCTGACCCTCGGTGACCAAACCTCCTATGTTTACACTCACCCTTACTCCCTGTGGTACTCCACTAAATCCGACTATGAGGGGCTGGCTGTGTCCCACCAGACTGCCAGCCAGCGGGTCTACGGTGAAACCGACGAGGAAGGTGCTGCATCGTACTTCTACGCCCCGGCGGGCAACATCTCGCTGTGTCTGGGCTCGAGCGATTTCGACTCCAACGTCTCGCTCAAGCTCGCCAACCTCAAGAAGATGTCTATCGACGTGACCGTCATGTCGAAAAGCGCCGGCTCGTTCACCGCCACCCTCGTCCAGGGCATGGGCTTTGTGTCTGCCGTGTACAACGACCTGATCCCCGAGATCCATTCCGGCGTCGGCATCAAGTCCGTCACTGGCGACACAGCCCCGCGCTCCGGAACCGACAAGTACAAGATCGTGCTCAACGACGGCTCCACCTGGGTCATGTACGTGACCTTCAGCGACAACCAGTCGTGCAAGTTCGCGCTCAAGGACTCCAACCACATCATCGGCTCCAATTCGATCAACAACTGCGTTATCCAGGTCGCGTGCGGCGACGATAGCGCCTATGACAAAGCCGCTGGGTGCTATCCGACCTCTGTGACGTTGAGCGCGTCCGTGTCGGGCTCCACAGCCACCTACGCGTTCGAGTACGCCACCTCCGGCTCCTCCAACAATGGCACCACCATCATGTACGCCATGCCGCACCAGAGCGACTCGTTCACCTCGACCACCTCTGGCGCCAAGACTTCGGCCACGCTCGACGACACCGTCCACGGCGTCATGACCGCGTACCTCTCCAACAAGTTCGAGATGTCCGAAACGCTCACCACCAGCATTGGCAAGGACCCCTGGAGTGCCATCTCCGGCTTCTCGTCGCCGTCGTACTCTGACTCTGAACTGTCCGCCATCAAGGCCGCCGCCGCCGACGAGTACAACGCAGACGTGTACTCGTACACAGACCTCGACTCGATGTACACCTCGGGCAAGATTCTCGACAAGTACGCGTACGTGCTGTATGTGTGTCACTACGTACTGAAAGATTCCGACAAGACGAGTACGCTGCTGGCGTCGCTGAAAAAGGCCATCGAGCGGTTCAGCGGCAACAGCCAAAAGTACCCGCTGTGCTACGAGACCAACTGGGGTGGAATCTGCTCGACGGGCGGCATGTCCGACGGCGACACGTCGATCGACTACGGTAACGCGTTCTACAACGACCACCACTTCCACTATGGCTACCACATCCACGCCGCCGCGCTGTGTGCGCTCGTCGACGCCGACCTGGGCGGGTCGTGGGCCAGCAGCGTCAAGGACTGGGTCAACTCTTTGGTGAGAGACGTGGCCAATCCGTCGAGCGAAGACTCTCACTTCCCGGTCTTCAGAAACTTTGACTTTTATCTCGGCCACTCCATCGCGCACGGAATCACCGTGTACGCGGAcggcaaggacgaggagagcTCGAGCGAGGACTACAATTTCGCGTACGCCATGAAGATTTGGGCCTCTGTCATCAATGACACCAACATGGCGAACCGGGCCGACCTGATGCTCGCCATCTCGAAAAGAGCCATGAACGTCTACTTTCTGTACACGCAGGACAACACGGTGATGCCCTCGAAGTTTATTGGCAATTACTGCAGCGGAATCTGgtttgagaacaagatCGCGCACACCACGTACTTTGGAACCAACATCGAGTACATCCACGGCATCCACATGCTGCCAATCACACCTGTCTCGTCTCTGATCAGAGGTCCGACGTTTGTCAAGGAGGAGTGGGAAAATGTGCTGAGCTCAAAGATCGGCAACGTCACGGACGGCTGGAAGGGCATTTTGATGCTGAACGTCGCGCTGTACGACCCGGCCACCTCGTACAACTTCTTCAGCGGGTCCGACTTCTCGACCAACTACCTGGATAACGGTATGTCCAAGACGTGGTCTCTGGCCTACACTGCAGCTGTGAACAACTAG
- a CDS encoding Proline dehydrogenase, mitochondrial gives MLRLKALVSRPLRPGPALRPRAPLVAHRLQSSGKSYLDSLTTPELLGYGVIGLATLSKSTLNTVISLFPYAPLWLVKLLVYRNYCGGDNLAQVLQTGDRLAQRGIQNMMLSLTIEACDGTQTSVPVSQIVEQTQQSISQVLVPHTAKMISKAADINSVPPGYVALKPTGLIDDAAEILRNHNNAKYDAGYQQLLSNCRDICRVVAQENEKLAKQYPGRTAPFVAAVIDAERSDLQHGVYRLQRDLFREFNHGKINVIGTVQMYLQESSHILAEEEKLARKDGYLLGWKLVRGAYIHSEPDRTVIFATKQETDQNYDAGIAASIANMSSEKPAVGHLVVASHNRESQLKATQLLQKADARVRANVVLGQLLGMADNITFELMNRYDVKNVIKYVPWGPPKETKEYLLRRLEENGDAVRSDNGWPFLKQVAKALFRRLRHQS, from the coding sequence ATGCTCAGACTGAAAGCGCTCGTCTCCCGCCCGCTGCGACCAGGCCCTGCTCTGCGTCCGCGGGCGCCGCTAGTGGCCCACCGTCTCCAGTCATCGGGCAAATCCTATCTCGACAGTCTCACCACGCCCGAGCTCCTGGGCTACGGCGTGATCGGCCTGGCCACTCTGTCCAAGTCCACGCTCAACACGGTCATTTCTCTTTTCCCATACGCGCCGCTCTGGCtcgtcaagctgctcgTCTACCGCAATTATTGCGGCGGAGACAACCTTGCACAGGTTCTCCAAACAGGCGACCGCCTTGCCCAGCGCGGCATCCAGAACATGATGCTGTCGCTGACGATTGAGGCATGCGACGGCACACAGACGTCGGTGCCGGTCAGCCAGATCGTCGAGCAGACGCAGCAGTCGATTTCGCAGGTGCTAGTTCCGCACACGGCCAAGATGATCTCAAAGGCTGCGGACATCAACTCCGTGCCGCCGGGTTACGTTGCGCTCAAGCCAACGGGACTGATTGATGACGCGGCCGAGATTTTGCGTAACCACAACAACGCCAAGTACGACGCCGGgtaccagcagctgctgagcaACTGTCGCGACATTTGTCGTGTCGTGGCACAGGAAAATGAGAAACTGGCCAAACAGTATCCAGGCAGAACGGCTCCGTTTGTGGCGGCCGTGATCGACGCTGAGCGCAGTGATCTCCAACACGGCGTGTACAGACTCCAGAGAGACCTGTTCCGCGAGTTCAACCATGGCAAAATTAACGTTATTGGCACTGTCCAGATGTATTTGCAGGAATCGAGCCACATTcttgctgaagaagagaagcTGGCACGTAAGGACGGGTACCTGCTGGGCTGGAAGCTCGTGAGAGGTGCATATATCCACTCAGAGCCGGACAGAACGGTGATTTTCGCAACAAAACAGGAAACCGACCAGAATTACGACGCAGGCATCGCCGCCTCGATCGCCAACATGAGCTCGGAAAAGCCAGCCGTGGGGCATCTCGTTGTTGCGTCGCACAACAGAGAGTCGCAACTCAAGGCCACACAGCTGCTACAAAAGGCCGACGCGCGCGTCCGGGCCAATGTAGTCctcggccagctgcttggcaTGGCCGACAACATCACGTTCGAGCTCATGAACAGGTACGACGTCAAGAACGTGATCAAATACGTTCCTTGGGGCCCTCCGAAGGAAACCAAGGAGTATCTCTTGCGAAGACTCGAGGAGAATGGTGACGCCGTCAGAAGCGACAACGGCTGGCCATTCCTTAAACAGGTCGCCAAGGCTTTGTTCAGAAGACTCCGCCATCAATCATAG